From Paracoccus aminovorans, one genomic window encodes:
- a CDS encoding COG4223 family protein, with translation MKQPEANSSESKAVPDKDLKKKAVSGPVIDSRPVSAGEAAAAAVSEPKPLVESKLVGSGEGPAAAAPKPQPAGKPLSESQPAAAPPPVPPKPAEKSSVPPSAPTQPAPTRVETKVVEVRKAGFVPTLLGGVIAAGLGAAVTWWALPHLPAAWQPGASEEAPNEAQIAAARDAGSEAARAEIQTRADAFAKRAAEAGADAARQALADAGDAEALKAQAEKLAALEKTVSDLAARPAVSPVVSGEDGAGLRQFLDDVNGRLSAQQLRIDELAARSVVDPAVAERLQGFAAQAEALQTQIASAAAEAEKRIAAAESQAGALQESADAANRRALGATAAAALQAAIETGGAREQALSDLRAAGIEPPPVLAGDVPTLEQLRAEFPAAAREGLAASIKQAPQSDGALGAIGDFLRVQTGARSVEPREGSDPDAVLSRADAAVKAGDLKGALAEIATLPQPGQDAMSGWTGRAKVWVEANAALAALAAGSL, from the coding sequence GTGAAACAGCCAGAAGCCAATTCCAGCGAAAGCAAGGCAGTCCCCGACAAGGATCTGAAAAAGAAGGCGGTTTCGGGCCCGGTGATCGACAGCCGCCCCGTGAGCGCCGGCGAGGCGGCGGCCGCGGCGGTGTCCGAGCCGAAGCCTCTGGTCGAATCGAAGCTGGTCGGGTCGGGCGAGGGGCCGGCCGCCGCCGCGCCGAAGCCGCAGCCGGCCGGCAAGCCGCTGTCCGAATCGCAGCCCGCCGCTGCGCCGCCGCCGGTGCCGCCGAAACCGGCCGAGAAATCCTCGGTCCCGCCCTCTGCGCCGACTCAGCCCGCGCCGACCCGGGTCGAGACCAAGGTGGTCGAGGTGCGCAAGGCCGGTTTCGTGCCGACCCTGCTGGGCGGCGTGATCGCCGCCGGGCTGGGCGCTGCCGTGACCTGGTGGGCGCTGCCGCACCTGCCCGCCGCCTGGCAGCCGGGCGCCTCTGAAGAAGCTCCGAACGAGGCCCAGATCGCCGCCGCCCGCGACGCCGGCAGCGAGGCAGCCCGCGCCGAGATCCAGACCCGCGCCGACGCCTTTGCCAAGCGCGCCGCCGAGGCCGGCGCCGATGCCGCCCGGCAGGCGCTGGCGGATGCCGGGGATGCCGAGGCGCTGAAGGCGCAGGCCGAGAAGCTGGCGGCGCTGGAAAAGACCGTCTCGGACCTGGCCGCCCGCCCGGCGGTCTCGCCGGTGGTCTCGGGCGAGGACGGTGCCGGCTTGCGGCAATTCCTGGATGACGTGAACGGCCGGCTGTCCGCGCAGCAGTTGCGCATCGACGAACTGGCCGCCCGCTCGGTCGTGGATCCGGCGGTCGCCGAGCGGCTGCAGGGCTTTGCTGCCCAGGCCGAGGCGCTGCAGACCCAGATCGCCAGCGCCGCCGCCGAGGCCGAGAAGCGCATCGCCGCCGCCGAATCCCAGGCCGGTGCCTTGCAGGAAAGCGCCGATGCCGCCAATCGCCGTGCCCTGGGCGCAACCGCGGCCGCGGCTTTGCAGGCCGCGATCGAGACCGGCGGCGCCCGCGAGCAGGCGCTGTCCGACCTTCGCGCAGCTGGGATCGAACCTCCGCCGGTGCTGGCGGGCGACGTGCCGACGCTTGAGCAACTGCGTGCCGAATTCCCCGCCGCCGCGCGCGAGGGGCTGGCCGCCTCGATCAAGCAGGCGCCGCAGAGCGACGGCGCGCTGGGCGCCATCGGCGACTTCCTGCGGGTGCAGACCGGCGCCCGCTCGGTCGAGCCGCGCGAGGGCAGCGATCCCGACGCTGTGCTGTCGCGCGCCGATGCGGCGGTGAAGGCGGGCGACCTGAAGGGTGCGCTGGCCGAGATCGCCACCCTGCCGCAGCCCGGACAGGACGCCATGTCGGGTTGGACCGGCCGGGCCAAGGTCTGGGTCGAAGCCAATGCCGCGCTGGCCGCTCTGGCCGCGGGCAGCTTGTAA
- a CDS encoding glycosyltransferase — protein sequence MKEQDIAILGVCRFSMLGRGDWKAYRNKTDDQLEAIYDEKAAELFAPERMLARLATFEHLTLASMKAQSDPNFRFLVLSSDRMPETYRARLERICEGMAQVELRFVAPMHVSEAITLLAPELGLDLPDTVQFRLDDDDCVSKDFIRRLRRHAAGLWRNAHFAVSFSSLYYCVTDGPTEGIYNWYSPFFSAGAAVRHSTRTVFDYGHYKIPQHLVSVTDPHFPCIVTHRGDNDTPRHEAQTLRKRGMTVALQEDVQRAWARHFSYLGPEGLALSTFARYLGEKAGRPQFLGLDGEGEAKDVA from the coding sequence ATGAAGGAACAGGATATTGCGATCCTCGGCGTTTGCCGGTTCTCGATGTTGGGGCGCGGCGACTGGAAGGCCTATCGGAACAAGACCGACGACCAGCTTGAGGCGATCTACGACGAAAAGGCGGCCGAACTTTTTGCGCCCGAGCGGATGCTGGCCCGGCTGGCCACCTTCGAGCATCTGACCCTGGCCTCGATGAAGGCGCAGAGCGACCCGAATTTCCGCTTCCTGGTCCTGTCCTCGGACCGCATGCCCGAAACCTATCGCGCCCGTCTGGAACGGATCTGCGAGGGGATGGCGCAGGTCGAGTTGCGCTTCGTCGCGCCGATGCATGTGTCCGAGGCGATCACCCTGCTGGCGCCCGAGCTTGGCCTCGATTTGCCCGACACGGTGCAGTTCCGGCTGGACGACGACGATTGCGTGTCCAAGGATTTCATCCGCCGCCTGCGCCGCCATGCCGCCGGCCTGTGGCGCAACGCCCATTTCGCGGTCAGCTTCTCGTCGCTGTATTATTGCGTGACGGACGGGCCGACCGAGGGCATCTACAACTGGTACAGCCCCTTCTTCAGCGCCGGCGCTGCGGTGCGGCACAGCACACGCACGGTATTCGATTATGGGCATTACAAGATTCCGCAACACCTGGTTTCGGTGACCGATCCGCATTTCCCCTGCATCGTCACCCATCGCGGCGACAACGACACGCCGCGGCACGAGGCGCAGACCCTGCGCAAGCGCGGCATGACCGTGGCGCTGCAAGAGGACGTGCAGCGGGCGTGGGCGCGGCATTTCAGCTATCTGGGTCCCGAGGGCCTGGCGCTGTCCACCTTTGCCAGATACCTCGGCGAAAAGGCCGGCCGTCCGCAATTCTTGGGCCTGGACGGCGAGGGCGAGGCCAAGGACGTGGCCTGA
- a CDS encoding heme biosynthesis protein HemY — protein sequence MLLSALKILIFFAIVLAVTLGAIQLSESGQGLSMVYGGTEYTLGPVQLLVSVLVVVLLGWLAVKLLGLLVAFVRFLLGDETAINRYFARSRERKGYDALSEGMLAVASGEGRLAQDKAAKAAKLLDRPHVTDLLAAQAAEVAGDNAKAGEIYRRLLSDQRTRFVGVRGLMRQKLAEGDTATALKLAEKAYALKPKHGEVQDMLLELQTREGDWKGARAVLKDKRQQGQLPKDVHLRRDAVLALKEASEVLAEGNSISAREAAISANRASPDLIPAAVLAARSYIAQNDARNASRVLQKTWSVRPHPSLAAAYAEIVPDEKPAARLRRFEDLMKQNPDHEETRLLHAELLLAAEDFPGARRALGDLASKHPTVRSLSILAAIERGEGADDAVVRGILARALVASRGPQWVCDKCHNVMADWSPVCDSCGGFDTLTWREPESAVWTAPAAGGAEMLPLLVGGKAAETPVPVPTAAAAPRPPQAAGMVDAPPEAPAAAAAAAEEPAEIADVQPGMVPRESDYRRAPLSAAGAEPAMTVTDPDPEPVAAPAPTPVPPPAEAAPARPEPLHKPVIASQGDLLPVRPDVEPPEENAVKIAGKKH from the coding sequence ATGCTGCTTTCGGCTTTGAAAATCCTGATCTTCTTCGCCATCGTGCTGGCGGTCACCCTGGGCGCGATCCAGCTTTCGGAAAGCGGCCAGGGCCTGAGCATGGTCTATGGCGGCACCGAATACACGCTGGGTCCGGTGCAACTGCTGGTCTCGGTTCTGGTCGTGGTGCTGCTGGGCTGGCTGGCGGTGAAGCTGCTGGGCCTGCTGGTCGCCTTCGTGCGCTTCCTTCTGGGCGACGAGACCGCGATCAACCGCTATTTCGCCCGCTCGCGCGAGCGCAAGGGCTATGACGCGCTGTCCGAGGGCATGCTGGCCGTCGCCTCGGGCGAGGGGAGGCTGGCCCAGGACAAGGCGGCCAAGGCCGCGAAGCTGCTGGACCGGCCGCATGTCACCGACCTTCTGGCGGCGCAGGCGGCCGAGGTCGCCGGCGACAATGCCAAGGCGGGCGAGATCTATCGCCGGCTGCTTTCGGACCAGCGCACCCGTTTCGTCGGCGTGCGCGGGCTGATGCGGCAGAAGCTGGCCGAGGGCGACACCGCCACCGCGCTGAAGCTGGCCGAGAAGGCCTATGCGCTGAAGCCGAAGCATGGCGAGGTTCAGGACATGCTGCTGGAACTGCAGACCCGCGAGGGCGACTGGAAAGGCGCCCGTGCCGTGCTGAAGGACAAGCGCCAGCAGGGGCAGCTGCCCAAGGACGTGCACCTGCGCCGCGATGCGGTTCTGGCGCTGAAAGAAGCGTCCGAGGTGCTGGCCGAGGGCAATTCGATCAGCGCGCGCGAAGCGGCGATTTCCGCCAACCGCGCCAGTCCCGACCTGATTCCGGCCGCCGTGCTGGCCGCGCGCAGCTATATCGCCCAAAACGATGCCAGGAACGCCAGCCGAGTCCTGCAAAAGACCTGGAGCGTCCGGCCGCATCCCTCGCTTGCCGCCGCCTATGCCGAGATCGTGCCGGACGAAAAGCCGGCCGCGCGGTTGCGGCGCTTCGAGGATCTGATGAAGCAGAACCCCGACCACGAGGAAACCCGGTTGCTGCACGCCGAGCTGCTGCTGGCGGCCGAGGATTTCCCGGGCGCGCGGCGGGCGCTGGGCGACCTGGCCTCGAAACATCCTACGGTGCGCTCGCTGTCGATCCTGGCCGCCATCGAGCGGGGCGAGGGCGCCGACGACGCGGTGGTGCGCGGCATCCTGGCGCGGGCGCTGGTCGCCAGCCGGGGGCCGCAATGGGTCTGCGACAAATGTCACAACGTCATGGCCGACTGGTCTCCGGTCTGCGACAGCTGCGGCGGTTTCGACACGCTGACCTGGCGCGAGCCGGAAAGCGCGGTCTGGACCGCGCCGGCGGCCGGCGGGGCCGAGATGCTGCCGCTGCTGGTCGGCGGCAAGGCGGCGGAGACGCCGGTCCCGGTGCCGACGGCCGCGGCCGCCCCGCGACCGCCGCAGGCGGCGGGCATGGTGGATGCGCCGCCCGAAGCCCCGGCAGCCGCAGCCGCCGCGGCAGAGGAGCCGGCCGAGATCGCCGATGTCCAGCCGGGCATGGTGCCGCGCGAATCGGACTATCGCCGCGCCCCGCTGAGCGCGGCCGGCGCCGAGCCGGCGATGACGGTCACCGACCCCGATCCCGAGCCGGTCGCGGCCCCCGCGCCGACGCCTGTTCCGCCGCCGGCGGAAGCGGCGCCGGCCCGGCCCGAACCGCTGCACAAGCCGGTAATCGCCAGCCAGGGCGACCTGCTGCCGGTGCGCCCGGATGTCGAGCCGCCCGAGGAGAATGCCGTGAAGATTGCGGGGAAAAAACACTGA
- a CDS encoding MFS transporter gives MNLTIDEALTQGGAGRFQRRLLSIFGLVWAADAMQVIAIGFTAASIAASFGLTVPQALQTGTLFFLGMFAGATLFGRIADRIGRRNVLLLTVGCDAAFGLASVFAPDIWSLMLLRFLTGMAVGGTLPVDYAMMAEFLPPRNRGRWLVWLEGFWAVGTILIALTAWAAHLAGAEEPWRWIFAVAALPALIGIWLRLWVPESPMYLLRKGDEAGARAVVDRVLTANGARALAGHIRLTAPPAPAQARLFGPELRNSSLGIFAAWFLVSLSYYGVFVWLPAELAKGGFGFVRGYGFLVLMALAQLPGYALAAHGVESWGRKPTLQTFLVLSAAGCFLFTIASSPWLVAGSLLVMSFALLGTWGALYAFTPELYPTGLRGTGMGTASAVARVGGLLAPSALGYVVARGLGTAIGVFAALLLLAALCTLFIRAETRNQPIG, from the coding sequence ATGAACCTGACCATCGACGAAGCCCTGACCCAGGGCGGCGCCGGCCGTTTCCAGCGGCGGTTGCTGAGCATCTTCGGCCTGGTCTGGGCGGCGGATGCGATGCAGGTCATCGCCATCGGCTTCACCGCCGCCTCGATCGCGGCCAGCTTCGGCCTGACCGTGCCGCAGGCGCTGCAGACGGGCACGCTGTTCTTCCTGGGCATGTTCGCCGGCGCGACGCTGTTCGGGCGCATCGCCGACCGGATCGGGCGGCGCAACGTGCTGTTGTTGACGGTGGGCTGCGACGCGGCTTTCGGCCTCGCCTCGGTCTTTGCCCCGGACATCTGGTCGCTGATGCTGCTGCGCTTCCTGACCGGCATGGCGGTGGGCGGCACGCTGCCGGTCGATTACGCGATGATGGCCGAGTTCCTGCCGCCCCGCAATCGCGGCCGCTGGCTGGTCTGGCTGGAGGGGTTCTGGGCCGTCGGCACCATCCTCATCGCCCTGACCGCCTGGGCCGCGCATCTGGCCGGCGCCGAGGAGCCCTGGCGCTGGATCTTCGCCGTCGCCGCGCTGCCGGCGCTGATCGGCATCTGGCTGCGGCTCTGGGTGCCGGAATCGCCGATGTATCTGCTGCGCAAGGGCGACGAGGCCGGTGCGCGGGCGGTCGTCGACCGGGTGCTGACCGCGAACGGCGCCCGAGCGCTGGCCGGGCACATCCGCCTGACCGCGCCGCCCGCCCCCGCCCAGGCGCGGCTTTTCGGGCCCGAGCTGCGCAACAGCAGCCTGGGCATCTTTGCCGCCTGGTTCCTGGTTTCGCTGTCCTATTACGGCGTCTTCGTCTGGCTGCCGGCGGAACTGGCCAAGGGCGGCTTCGGCTTCGTGCGCGGCTACGGCTTCCTGGTGCTGATGGCGCTGGCGCAGCTGCCCGGCTATGCCCTGGCCGCGCATGGCGTCGAAAGCTGGGGCCGAAAGCCGACGCTGCAGACCTTCCTGGTCCTCAGCGCCGCCGGCTGCTTCCTGTTCACCATCGCTTCCAGTCCCTGGCTGGTCGCGGGGTCGCTGCTGGTGATGAGCTTCGCGTTGCTGGGCACCTGGGGCGCGCTCTATGCCTTTACGCCCGAGCTCTACCCGACCGGGCTGCGCGGCACCGGCATGGGCACGGCCAGCGCGGTGGCGCGGGTGGGCGGTCTGCTGGCGCCCTCGGCGCTTGGCTATGTGGTGGCGCGCGGCCTGGGCACCGCCATCGGCGTCTTCGCGGCGCTTCTGCTGCTGGCGGCGCTCTGCACGCTCTTCATCCGGGCCGAGACGCGCAACCAGCCCATCGGCTGA
- the zapE gene encoding cell division protein ZapE, with the protein MASVSELYEARVAEGRLSPDAAQRGVLPVLDRVVRDLAAAPPPAPQKNGWLSRLRGAASAAPAPSVKGLYLWGGVGRGKSMLMDLVMEAAPTDAKRRVHFHEFMQDIQAGLEAVRKTGQQDAVRPVALEVARQVRLLCFDEMQITDIADAMIVGRLFQVLFEEGVTVVTTSNRVPEELYKNGLNRQLFLPFIALIRERLEVVELASATDHRQNRDEGGQVWFVPADTAAHQQMDALWRAETGGAETPPLVLDIKGRQVEIPEHVGRIGRANFWELCGRPLGPGDYLAIAEALDLLFIDAIPRLSQSNYNEAKRFVTLIDALYEARIRLIASAADEPERLYAEGEGAFEFERTASRLREMRDADWGRV; encoded by the coding sequence ATGGCAAGCGTATCCGAACTCTACGAGGCCCGGGTGGCCGAGGGCCGGCTGTCGCCCGATGCGGCGCAGCGCGGCGTGTTGCCGGTGCTCGACCGGGTGGTGCGGGACCTGGCGGCAGCACCGCCGCCCGCGCCGCAAAAGAACGGCTGGCTGTCGCGGCTGCGCGGCGCGGCATCGGCGGCGCCCGCCCCTTCGGTCAAGGGGCTTTACCTCTGGGGCGGGGTCGGGCGCGGCAAGTCCATGCTGATGGATCTGGTGATGGAGGCGGCGCCGACCGACGCCAAGCGCCGGGTGCATTTCCACGAGTTCATGCAGGACATCCAGGCCGGGCTCGAGGCGGTGCGCAAGACCGGTCAGCAGGACGCCGTCCGCCCGGTCGCGCTGGAAGTGGCACGGCAGGTCAGGCTGCTCTGCTTCGACGAGATGCAGATCACCGACATCGCCGACGCGATGATCGTCGGCCGCCTGTTCCAGGTGCTGTTCGAGGAAGGCGTGACCGTGGTCACCACCTCGAACCGGGTGCCCGAAGAGCTTTACAAGAACGGCCTCAACCGCCAGCTCTTCCTGCCCTTCATCGCGCTGATCCGGGAACGGCTGGAGGTGGTCGAACTGGCCAGCGCCACCGACCACCGCCAGAACCGCGACGAGGGCGGGCAGGTCTGGTTCGTTCCTGCCGATACCGCGGCGCATCAGCAGATGGACGCGCTGTGGCGGGCCGAGACCGGCGGCGCCGAGACGCCGCCGCTGGTGCTGGACATCAAGGGCCGCCAGGTCGAGATCCCGGAGCATGTCGGCCGCATCGGCCGCGCCAACTTCTGGGAACTCTGCGGCCGGCCGCTGGGTCCGGGCGACTATCTGGCCATCGCCGAGGCGCTGGACCTGCTGTTCATCGACGCCATCCCGCGCCTGTCGCAATCGAACTACAACGAGGCCAAGCGCTTCGTGACCCTGATCGACGCACTTTACGAGGCTCGGATCAGGCTGATCGCCAGCGCCGCCGACGAGCCCGAGCGGCTTTACGCCGAGGGCGAGGGCGCCTTCGAATTCGAGCGCACGGCGAGCCGGTTGCGCGAGATGCGCGACGCGGATTGGGGAAGGGTATAA
- a CDS encoding bifunctional folylpolyglutamate synthase/dihydrofolate synthase, with amino-acid sequence MTSSDAILARLMQLHPKVIDLSLDRMHRILAALGNPERRIPPAIHIAGTNGKGSTQAMIRAGLESAGLRVHAYTSPHLAQFHERIRLAGELIPETELAAVLEECEAANGGAPITFFEITTAAAFLAFSRAPADYTLLEVGLGGRLDATNVIDSPALTVITPISIDHTQYLGETLEQIAGEKAGILKRRVPCIVAPQEPAARAVIEEKAERLFAPLRIARQDWDSRREGDALIYQDDHGLMDLPLPVLPGPHQIVNAGTAIAALRELGFGRIEARAAVTEGEWPARMQRLTHGPLVAAAGDCELWLDGGHNPAGGAAVAATLSAMAKKPTHLVCGMLNTKDVAGYMRPLTSVAQSLTAVAIPGEPNTLPAEDTAAAAASVGLAATTAPDALTAVRRIAADHPGARILVCGSLYLAGQVLRENG; translated from the coding sequence ATGACCTCCTCCGACGCCATCCTCGCGCGGCTCATGCAGCTGCATCCCAAGGTGATCGACCTGTCGCTGGACCGGATGCACCGCATCCTGGCCGCGCTGGGCAACCCCGAACGCCGCATCCCGCCCGCGATCCATATCGCCGGCACCAACGGCAAGGGCTCGACCCAGGCCATGATCCGCGCCGGGCTGGAATCGGCCGGCCTGCGCGTCCACGCCTATACCTCGCCGCATCTGGCGCAGTTCCACGAACGCATCCGGCTGGCGGGCGAGCTGATCCCCGAGACCGAACTGGCGGCGGTGCTGGAGGAATGCGAGGCCGCGAACGGCGGCGCGCCGATCACCTTCTTCGAGATCACCACCGCGGCGGCCTTCCTGGCCTTCTCGCGCGCGCCCGCCGACTACACGCTGCTGGAAGTCGGCCTCGGCGGCCGGCTGGATGCGACCAACGTGATCGACAGCCCGGCCCTGACCGTGATCACGCCCATCAGCATCGACCACACGCAATACCTGGGCGAGACGCTGGAACAGATCGCCGGCGAAAAGGCCGGCATCCTCAAGCGCCGCGTGCCCTGCATCGTCGCCCCGCAGGAACCCGCCGCCCGCGCGGTGATCGAAGAGAAGGCCGAGCGGCTTTTCGCGCCGCTGCGCATCGCCCGCCAGGACTGGGACAGCCGGCGCGAGGGCGACGCGCTGATCTACCAGGACGACCACGGGCTGATGGACCTGCCGCTGCCGGTGCTGCCCGGTCCGCACCAGATCGTGAACGCCGGCACCGCCATCGCCGCGTTGCGCGAACTGGGCTTCGGCCGCATCGAGGCCCGCGCCGCGGTGACCGAGGGCGAATGGCCGGCCCGGATGCAGCGCCTGACCCACGGCCCCCTGGTCGCGGCGGCGGGCGATTGCGAACTCTGGCTGGACGGCGGCCACAACCCCGCGGGCGGCGCGGCGGTGGCGGCAACGCTGTCGGCCATGGCGAAAAAGCCCACGCATCTGGTCTGCGGCATGCTGAACACCAAGGACGTCGCCGGCTACATGCGCCCGCTGACCAGCGTGGCGCAAAGCCTGACCGCCGTGGCGATCCCGGGCGAGCCGAATACGCTCCCGGCCGAGGACACCGCCGCGGCCGCCGCCTCGGTGGGACTTGCAGCGACCACGGCCCCCGACGCGCTGACGGCGGTGCGGCGCATCGCCGCCGACCATCCCGGCGCGCGCATCCTGGTCTGCGGCTCGCTCTACCTCGCGGGACAGGTGCTGCGCGAGAACGGCTGA
- a CDS encoding DUF6778 family protein — translation MLKPALLAIGLTLGLAGCASSTWETAYDQLDTAQTAHWRVASVEVAAPETLTTSEENSYTPDFDIVWHGEPAGDRRAQAAAIVKEGIEKGAAGLHGKTRVRIVATLGQFHAITPVVREKLQNSGVHNIQYSVQVFDARSGAALTEPQTIKAEFPALVGRAGDEADAKGLTQRVQIVNQIAAVTQNWLGRGADPRGTFQRRGR, via the coding sequence ATGCTGAAACCCGCCCTTCTGGCCATTGGCCTGACCCTGGGGCTTGCCGGCTGCGCCAGCTCGACCTGGGAAACCGCCTATGATCAGCTCGACACCGCGCAGACCGCGCACTGGCGCGTCGCCTCGGTCGAGGTCGCGGCGCCCGAGACCCTGACCACCAGCGAAGAAAACAGCTATACCCCCGATTTCGACATCGTCTGGCATGGCGAGCCGGCCGGCGATCGCCGCGCCCAGGCCGCCGCCATCGTCAAGGAAGGGATCGAGAAGGGGGCCGCCGGCCTGCATGGCAAGACCCGCGTGCGCATCGTCGCCACGCTGGGCCAGTTCCATGCCATCACGCCGGTGGTGCGCGAGAAACTGCAGAATTCGGGCGTGCATAACATCCAGTACAGCGTGCAGGTCTTCGACGCCCGCAGCGGCGCGGCGCTGACCGAGCCGCAGACCATCAAGGCCGAATTCCCCGCCTTGGTCGGCCGCGCCGGGGACGAAGCCGACGCCAAGGGCCTGACGCAGCGCGTGCAGATCGTGAACCAGATCGCGGCAGTCACGCAGAACTGGCTGGGCCGGGGAGCGGACCCGCGCGGCACCTTCCAGCGTCGCGGGCGCTGA
- a CDS encoding uroporphyrinogen-III synthase has translation MPLAAQPLLLLTRPEPASRRFAAALAPLGLRVLIAPVMEIVPVAHDAARLEGARGLVFTSIHAVPSAGPGRGRPAICVGPATADAARAAGFRVTEGPGDAARMLPLLDGLGRGWLHPHGAHVAKTLPVPGMVVYDQLRHPLTAAALAVLAGEAPVILPLFSPRSARLLSEQAGRARAPLWLAAISAAARSAWDAPAARAAVAPTPDAPGVLAAVISLLPVQQTTPGRVEAPRGPD, from the coding sequence ATGCCGCTTGCCGCCCAGCCCCTGCTGCTTCTGACCCGGCCCGAGCCGGCCTCGCGGCGTTTTGCCGCAGCCCTCGCGCCCCTGGGGCTGCGGGTCCTGATCGCGCCGGTGATGGAGATCGTGCCGGTGGCGCATGACGCGGCGCGGCTGGAGGGCGCGCGGGGGCTGGTCTTCACCTCGATCCATGCGGTGCCCTCGGCGGGGCCGGGACGCGGTCGGCCGGCGATCTGCGTCGGGCCGGCCACTGCCGATGCGGCGCGGGCGGCGGGGTTTCGGGTGACCGAGGGGCCGGGGGACGCGGCGCGGATGCTGCCGCTGCTCGACGGGCTGGGCCGGGGCTGGCTGCATCCGCATGGCGCCCATGTCGCGAAAACGCTGCCGGTGCCGGGGATGGTGGTCTATGACCAGCTGCGGCATCCGCTGACGGCCGCGGCCCTGGCGGTGCTGGCGGGCGAGGCGCCGGTGATCCTGCCGCTGTTCTCGCCGCGCTCGGCCCGGTTGCTGTCCGAGCAGGCGGGGCGGGCGAGGGCACCCTTGTGGCTGGCGGCGATCAGCGCCGCGGCGCGCTCGGCCTGGGACGCGCCGGCGGCGCGGGCCGCGGTGGCGCCGACGCCGGATGCGCCGGGGGTGCTGGCCGCCGTCATCTCGCTGCTGCCTGTGCAACAAACGACGCCGGGGCGGGTTGAGGCGCCACGCGGCCCCGACTAG
- the tsaD gene encoding tRNA (adenosine(37)-N6)-threonylcarbamoyltransferase complex transferase subunit TsaD, with protein sequence MTRIFLGIESSCDDTAAALVRDDRAILASVVAGQTALHADFGGVVPEIAARAHAEKLDICVEQALAQAGLRLDQLDGIAVTAGPGLIGGVLSGVMLAKGLAAGSGLPLVGVNHLAGHALTPRLSDDIAYPYLMLLVSGGHCQFLRVEGPQSFTRLGGTIDDAPGEAFDKVAKLLGLPQPGGPAVEAAALQGDPRRFAFPRPLLDRPGCDMSFSGLKTAVLRQRDALVAEQGGLHRQDRDDICAGFQAAVAEVLSEKTRRALELSPAPVLAVAGGVASNRRLRAALHYVAAKARAGFVAPPLQLCTDNAAMIAWAGIETYDAGQRDGMDLAAHPRWPLDRDATPMLGTGKRGAKA encoded by the coding sequence ATGACACGGATCTTTCTGGGCATCGAAAGCAGCTGCGACGACACCGCCGCCGCGCTCGTGCGCGACGACCGGGCGATCCTGGCCTCGGTCGTAGCCGGCCAGACCGCGCTGCATGCCGATTTCGGCGGCGTCGTGCCCGAGATCGCCGCCCGCGCCCATGCCGAGAAGCTGGATATCTGCGTCGAGCAGGCGCTGGCCCAGGCCGGGCTGCGGCTGGACCAGCTGGATGGGATCGCCGTCACCGCCGGACCGGGGCTGATCGGCGGCGTGCTGTCGGGCGTCATGCTGGCCAAGGGGCTGGCGGCGGGCTCGGGCCTGCCTCTGGTGGGCGTGAACCACCTGGCCGGGCACGCGCTGACGCCGCGCCTCAGCGACGACATCGCCTATCCCTATCTGATGCTGCTGGTCTCGGGCGGGCATTGCCAGTTCCTGCGGGTCGAGGGGCCGCAAAGCTTTACCCGGCTGGGCGGCACCATCGACGACGCGCCGGGCGAGGCCTTCGACAAGGTTGCGAAATTGCTGGGCCTGCCGCAACCAGGCGGCCCCGCGGTCGAGGCGGCCGCCCTGCAAGGCGATCCGCGCCGCTTTGCCTTTCCGCGCCCGCTTCTGGACCGGCCGGGCTGCGACATGAGTTTCTCGGGGCTCAAGACCGCCGTGCTGCGCCAGCGCGACGCGCTGGTCGCCGAACAGGGCGGCTTGCACCGACAGGACCGCGACGACATCTGCGCCGGCTTCCAGGCCGCCGTGGCCGAAGTGCTGTCGGAAAAGACCCGTCGGGCGCTGGAGCTGTCTCCGGCGCCGGTGCTGGCGGTGGCGGGCGGCGTGGCCTCGAACCGCAGGCTGCGCGCGGCGCTGCATTACGTCGCGGCCAAGGCCCGTGCCGGCTTTGTCGCGCCGCCCCTGCAGCTGTGCACCGACAATGCCGCGATGATCGCCTGGGCGGGGATCGAGACCTATGACGCCGGCCAGCGCGACGGCATGGACCTGGCCGCGCATCCGCGCTGGCCTCTGGACCGGGACGCGACACCGATGCTGGGCACTGGCAAGCGGGGAGCCAAGGCATGA